From a single Kitasatospora azatica KCTC 9699 genomic region:
- a CDS encoding DUF3097 domain-containing protein, which produces MRSTQYGPDLTPPWKRQQPAPEVAAERDLVVEEAATGFCGAVVRCEKTAEGLTVTLEDRFGKHRVFPLAPRGFLLDGKVVTLVRPTGPAPAKGPGRTASGSVAVPGARARVARESRIYVEGRHDAELVERVWGDDLRIEGVVVEYLEGIDDLPAIVADFAPGEGRRLGVLVDHLLPGTKEHRIAAQVTGSSVLVVGHPFIDIWQAVKPSSVGVPGWPDVPFGEDWKQGICRRLGWPVDTPAAWKRILASVNSYKDLEPALLGRVEELIDFVTQPGS; this is translated from the coding sequence ATGCGCAGCACTCAGTACGGGCCGGACCTCACCCCGCCCTGGAAGCGTCAGCAGCCGGCACCGGAGGTGGCCGCCGAGCGGGACCTGGTGGTCGAGGAGGCCGCGACCGGCTTCTGCGGCGCGGTGGTGCGCTGCGAGAAGACGGCCGAGGGCCTGACCGTCACCCTGGAGGACCGGTTCGGCAAGCACCGGGTCTTCCCGCTGGCGCCGCGCGGTTTCCTGCTGGACGGCAAGGTGGTCACCCTGGTGCGGCCCACCGGCCCGGCCCCGGCCAAGGGCCCGGGTCGCACCGCCTCCGGCTCGGTGGCGGTCCCCGGCGCCCGGGCCCGGGTGGCCCGCGAGTCCCGGATCTACGTCGAGGGCCGGCACGACGCCGAACTGGTCGAGCGGGTCTGGGGCGACGACCTGCGGATCGAGGGCGTGGTGGTCGAGTACCTCGAGGGCATCGACGACCTGCCCGCGATCGTCGCCGACTTCGCCCCCGGCGAGGGCCGCCGACTCGGCGTCCTGGTCGACCACCTGCTCCCGGGCACCAAGGAGCACCGGATCGCGGCTCAGGTGACGGGTTCCTCGGTCCTCGTGGTCGGCCACCCCTTCATCGACATCTGGCAGGCCGTCAAGCCCAGCAGCGTGGGCGTCCCCGGCTGGCCCGACGTCCCCTTCGGCGAGGACTGGAAGCAGGGGATCTGCCGCCGCCTCGGCTGGCCGGTGGACACCCCGGCCGCCTGGAAGCGGATCCTCGCCTCGGTGAACTCCTACAAGGACCTGGAGCCGGCCCTGCTGGGGCGGGTGGAGGAGCTGATCGACTTCGTCACCCAGCCAGGGAGCTGA
- a CDS encoding ABC transporter ATP-binding protein, with product MLIRLLKAHLRPYSKPISVLVLLQLIATIGALYLPTLNADIIDGGVVKGDTGYIVEIGGVMIAVTFAQIVCSIGATFFGARTAMAMGRDIRASVFDRVQKFSARELGQFGAPSLITRTTNDVQQVQMLVLMTFTLMVMAPIMCVGGIVMALNQDVPLSSLLILLVPLLGGIVALLVRKLRPAFRSMQVRIDAVNRILREQITGIRVIRAFVKDGHEKQRFGGANDELTEVSLRTARLMAFMFPAVMAVVNVSSVAVLWFGAQRIADGGMKIGALTAFLSYLMQILMSVMMATFMFMMVPRAEVCAERIVEVLDTDSSVVPPTAPVTELRSHGHLELRGAEFRYPGAEASVLRGIDLTARPGETTAVIGSTGSGKTTLLGLIPRLFDATDGQVLVNGVDVREIDPVLLAETVGLVPQRPYLFSGTIASNLRYGRPDATEAELWAALETAQARDFVEKLDDGLDAQVAQGGSNFSGGQRQRLAIARTLVRKPEIYLFDDSFSALDYATDAKLRAALGQETAEATVLIVAQRVSTIRDADRIIVLDEGAVVGTGTHHELMADNPTYREIVLSQLTEQEAA from the coding sequence GTGCTGATCCGACTTCTCAAGGCCCATCTTCGGCCCTACAGCAAACCCATCTCCGTGCTGGTGCTACTCCAGCTCATCGCGACCATCGGTGCTCTCTACCTGCCCACCCTGAACGCCGACATCATCGACGGCGGCGTGGTCAAGGGCGACACCGGCTACATCGTCGAAATCGGCGGCGTGATGATCGCCGTCACCTTCGCCCAGATCGTCTGCTCGATCGGCGCAACCTTCTTCGGCGCCCGCACCGCCATGGCGATGGGCCGCGACATCCGCGCCTCGGTCTTCGACCGGGTGCAGAAGTTCTCGGCCCGGGAGCTCGGCCAGTTCGGCGCGCCCTCGCTGATCACCCGCACCACCAATGACGTCCAGCAGGTGCAGATGCTGGTGCTGATGACCTTCACCCTGATGGTCATGGCGCCGATCATGTGCGTGGGCGGCATCGTCATGGCGCTCAACCAGGATGTGCCGCTCTCCAGCCTGCTGATCCTGCTGGTCCCGCTGCTCGGCGGGATCGTGGCGCTGCTGGTCCGCAAGCTGCGCCCGGCCTTCCGCAGCATGCAGGTCCGGATCGACGCGGTGAACCGGATCCTGCGCGAGCAGATCACCGGTATCCGGGTGATCCGCGCCTTCGTCAAGGACGGCCACGAGAAGCAGCGGTTCGGCGGTGCCAACGACGAGCTCACCGAGGTCTCGCTGCGCACCGCCCGGCTGATGGCCTTCATGTTCCCGGCCGTGATGGCCGTGGTGAACGTCTCCAGCGTGGCCGTGCTCTGGTTCGGCGCCCAGCGGATCGCGGACGGCGGGATGAAGATCGGCGCGCTGACCGCCTTCCTCTCCTACCTGATGCAGATCCTGATGAGCGTCATGATGGCCACCTTCATGTTCATGATGGTGCCGCGCGCCGAGGTCTGTGCCGAGCGCATCGTGGAGGTGCTCGACACCGACTCCAGCGTCGTGCCGCCCACCGCGCCGGTCACCGAGCTGCGCTCGCACGGCCACCTGGAGCTGCGCGGCGCGGAGTTCCGCTACCCCGGCGCCGAGGCCTCGGTGCTGCGCGGGATCGACCTGACGGCCCGTCCGGGCGAGACCACCGCCGTGATCGGCTCCACCGGCAGCGGCAAGACCACCCTGCTCGGCCTGATCCCCCGGCTCTTCGACGCCACCGACGGCCAGGTACTGGTCAACGGCGTGGACGTGCGCGAGATCGACCCGGTGCTGCTGGCCGAGACCGTCGGCCTGGTGCCCCAGCGGCCGTACCTCTTCTCCGGCACCATCGCCAGCAACCTGCGCTACGGCCGGCCGGACGCCACCGAGGCCGAACTCTGGGCGGCCCTGGAGACCGCGCAGGCCAGGGACTTCGTCGAGAAACTGGACGACGGCCTGGACGCCCAGGTCGCCCAGGGCGGCAGCAACTTCTCCGGTGGCCAGCGCCAGCGCCTGGCGATCGCCCGCACCCTGGTCCGCAAGCCGGAGATCTACCTCTTCGACGACTCCTTCTCGGCCCTGGACTACGCCACCGACGCCAAGCTGCGCGCCGCGCTCGGCCAGGAGACCGCCGAGGCCACCGTGCTGATCGTCGCCCAGCGGGTGAGCACCATCCGGGACGCCGACCGGATCATCGTGCTGGACGAGGGCGCCGTGGTCGGCACCGGAACCCACCACGAGCTGATGGCCGACAACCCGACGTACCGGGAGATCGTGCTCTCCCAGCTCACCGAGCAGGAGGCGGCGTGA
- a CDS encoding AMP-dependent synthetase/ligase, translating into MSSAQSVIGSDKITGRPASVAHLFLSRVEATPDAEAYRFPVPVDEHAADGAPGAEQWRSLTWAQTAVRVKNVAAGLMALGIRSEDRVAIASSTRIEWILADLGNMCAGAATTTVYPSTNAEETAFILANSGSRAVFAENAGQLAKVVAQREQLPELTRVILFDAPADPPAADGLELLTLAELEERGAAYLKEQPEAVDQAVAALDPEQLATLIYTSGTTGRPKGVRLVHDCWAYEGVAQAECGLLRPDDVQFMWLPLSHVFGKTLISGQIATGHVMAVDGRVDRIIHNLPVVKPTIMASAPRIFEKVYNGIAGKARAEGGAKYKIFLWAAKVARQYARAAQESRVATGKESVPFVLGLQHSIADKLVYAKIRAAFGGRMRGSVSGSAALAPEIGYFFLGAGVPVLEGYGLTETSAGSAVNPTEDVRVGTVGLPLPGTEARIAEDGEILLRGPGVMRGYHELPEQTEEVLEPDGWFHTGDIGELDKDGYLRITDRKKDMFKTSGGKYVAPSEVEGKFKAICPFVSNILVIGNGRNYCTALISLDETVIMPWAADRGLSGKSYAEVVTSPEVRTLINGFVQRLNGELQRWQTIKKFTVLPRDLDIEHGELTPSLKIKRPVVEQTYADAVQEMYAGANEA; encoded by the coding sequence TTGAGTTCAGCGCAGTCCGTCATCGGCTCCGACAAGATCACGGGGCGTCCGGCCTCAGTGGCGCACCTGTTCCTCAGCAGGGTAGAGGCCACACCCGACGCCGAGGCATACCGGTTCCCCGTTCCGGTCGACGAGCACGCGGCCGACGGCGCCCCGGGCGCAGAGCAGTGGCGCTCCCTCACCTGGGCGCAGACCGCGGTGCGGGTCAAGAACGTGGCAGCCGGCCTGATGGCGCTCGGCATCCGGTCCGAGGACCGGGTGGCGATCGCCTCCTCCACCCGGATCGAGTGGATCCTCGCCGACCTCGGCAACATGTGCGCCGGCGCGGCCACCACCACCGTCTACCCGAGCACCAACGCCGAGGAGACGGCCTTCATCCTGGCCAACTCCGGCAGCCGGGCGGTCTTCGCCGAGAACGCCGGCCAGCTCGCCAAGGTGGTCGCCCAGCGCGAGCAGCTGCCCGAGCTCACCCGGGTGATCCTCTTCGACGCCCCGGCCGACCCGCCCGCCGCCGACGGCCTGGAGCTGCTCACCCTGGCCGAGCTCGAGGAGCGCGGCGCCGCCTACCTCAAGGAGCAGCCGGAGGCCGTCGACCAGGCGGTGGCGGCCCTGGACCCCGAGCAGCTGGCCACCCTGATCTACACCTCCGGCACCACCGGCCGCCCCAAGGGCGTGCGCCTGGTGCACGACTGCTGGGCCTACGAGGGCGTGGCCCAGGCCGAGTGCGGCCTGCTCCGCCCGGACGACGTCCAGTTCATGTGGCTGCCGCTGTCCCACGTCTTCGGCAAGACGCTGATCTCCGGCCAGATCGCCACCGGCCACGTGATGGCGGTGGACGGCCGGGTGGACCGGATCATCCACAACCTGCCGGTGGTCAAGCCGACCATCATGGCCTCCGCGCCGCGGATCTTCGAGAAGGTCTACAACGGCATCGCGGGCAAGGCCAGAGCCGAGGGCGGCGCCAAGTACAAGATCTTCCTGTGGGCCGCCAAGGTGGCCCGGCAGTACGCGCGGGCCGCCCAGGAGAGCCGGGTGGCCACCGGCAAGGAGAGCGTGCCCTTCGTGCTCGGCCTGCAGCACTCCATCGCCGACAAGCTGGTGTACGCCAAGATCCGGGCGGCCTTCGGCGGCCGGATGCGCGGCTCGGTCTCCGGCAGCGCCGCGCTGGCCCCGGAGATCGGCTACTTCTTCCTGGGCGCCGGGGTGCCGGTCCTGGAGGGCTACGGCCTGACCGAGACCAGCGCCGGCTCCGCGGTGAACCCGACCGAGGACGTCCGGGTCGGCACCGTGGGCCTCCCGCTGCCGGGCACCGAGGCGCGGATCGCCGAGGACGGCGAGATCCTGCTGCGCGGCCCGGGCGTGATGCGCGGCTACCACGAGCTGCCCGAGCAGACCGAGGAGGTGCTGGAGCCGGACGGCTGGTTCCACACCGGCGACATCGGCGAGCTCGACAAGGACGGCTACCTGCGGATCACCGACCGCAAGAAGGACATGTTCAAGACCTCGGGCGGCAAGTACGTCGCGCCCAGCGAGGTGGAGGGCAAGTTCAAGGCGATCTGCCCGTTCGTCAGCAACATCCTGGTGATCGGCAACGGCCGCAACTACTGCACCGCGCTGATCTCGCTGGACGAGACGGTGATCATGCCCTGGGCGGCCGACCGCGGCCTGAGCGGCAAGAGCTACGCCGAGGTGGTCACCTCGCCCGAGGTGCGGACCCTGATCAACGGCTTCGTGCAGCGCCTCAACGGCGAGCTGCAGCGGTGGCAGACGATCAAGAAGTTCACCGTGCTGCCGCGCGACCTGGACATCGAGCACGGCGAGCTGACCCCGAGCCTGAAGATCAAGCGCCCGGTGGTCGAGCAGACCTACGCCGACGCGGTCCAGGAGATGTACGCGGGGGCCAACGAGGCCTGA
- the hemW gene encoding radical SAM family heme chaperone HemW has translation MPSALPDGEPVPSDGSLPAHALEGLGDRPFGFYLHVPYCASRCGYCDFNTYTATELRSSGAVASQETYAANLVGEIRLARKVLGSVDLPVRTVFLGGGTPTLLPARDLVAMLAAIREEFGLAADAEVTTEANPESVTPAYLAELRAGGFNRISFGMQSARPHVLKVLDRHHTPGRPEACVSEARAAGFEHVNLDLIYGTPGESDEDWRASLDAAIGAGPDHVSAYSLIVEEGTRLAGRIKRGELPMVDDDVHADRYLIAEQALSQAGYSWYEVSNWATTEAGRCKHNELYWTGADWWGAGPGAHSHVGGVRWWNAKHPAAYAQALAEGRTPAQGRELLAAEDRRVERILLELRLVDGCPLDLLTPTGRRAAEQALADGLLAAEPFAEGRAALTLRGRLLADAVVRDLVD, from the coding sequence ATGCCCTCCGCACTCCCCGACGGCGAACCCGTGCCGTCCGACGGTTCGCTGCCCGCCCACGCCCTCGAGGGGCTGGGCGACCGACCGTTCGGCTTCTACCTGCACGTGCCGTACTGCGCCAGCCGCTGCGGCTACTGCGACTTCAACACCTACACCGCCACCGAGCTGCGCAGCTCCGGCGCGGTGGCCTCGCAGGAGACCTACGCCGCCAACCTGGTCGGCGAGATCCGGCTGGCCCGCAAGGTGCTGGGCTCCGTCGACCTGCCGGTGCGGACCGTCTTCCTCGGCGGCGGCACGCCAACCCTGCTGCCGGCCCGCGACCTGGTCGCCATGCTGGCGGCGATCCGCGAGGAGTTCGGCCTGGCCGCCGACGCCGAGGTGACCACCGAGGCCAACCCCGAGTCGGTCACCCCCGCCTACCTCGCCGAGCTGCGCGCGGGCGGCTTCAACCGGATCTCCTTCGGCATGCAGAGCGCCCGCCCGCACGTGCTCAAGGTGCTGGACCGCCACCACACCCCCGGCCGCCCGGAGGCCTGCGTCTCGGAAGCCCGCGCGGCCGGCTTCGAGCACGTCAACCTGGACCTGATCTACGGCACCCCGGGGGAGAGCGACGAGGACTGGCGGGCCTCACTGGACGCCGCGATCGGCGCCGGCCCCGACCACGTCTCCGCCTACTCGCTGATCGTCGAGGAGGGCACCCGGCTGGCCGGCCGGATCAAGCGCGGCGAGCTGCCGATGGTGGACGACGACGTGCACGCCGACCGCTACCTGATCGCCGAGCAAGCGCTCAGTCAGGCCGGCTACTCCTGGTACGAGGTCTCCAACTGGGCCACCACCGAGGCCGGCCGCTGCAAGCACAACGAGCTCTACTGGACCGGCGCCGACTGGTGGGGCGCCGGCCCCGGCGCACACAGCCACGTCGGCGGCGTCCGCTGGTGGAACGCCAAGCACCCGGCCGCCTACGCCCAGGCCCTCGCCGAGGGCCGCACCCCCGCCCAGGGCCGCGAGCTGCTCGCCGCCGAGGACCGCCGGGTCGAGCGCATCCTGCTGGAACTGCGCCTGGTCGACGGCTGCCCGCTGGACCTGCTGACGCCCACCGGCCGGCGCGCCGCCGAGCAGGCCCTCGCCGACGGCCTGCTGGCCGCCGAACCCTTCGCCGAGGGCCGCGCCGCGCTGACCCTGCGGGGGCGGCTGCTGGCGGACGCGGTGGTGCGTGACCTGGTGGACTGA
- a CDS encoding RNA polymerase sigma factor, with protein sequence MRSRHRDTSWAGGGSAAPPTPPPDLTDLTAPEAFTAFYREHVDAILGFVTRRVTDPHLAADLTADIFVAALEAAGGFRPEKGKPVAWLYGIARNVINAHARGIARERGALGRLSGRRLLGEEDILALEERIDAQRAARLLMARHAALSEPLRAVLDLVAIDGLSPAEAAEALGIGQATVRVRLHRARRLLRAEQPPATATAAAHRRAYPTPSSSDSLLEVAP encoded by the coding sequence GTGCGCAGCCGTCATCGTGACACCTCGTGGGCGGGCGGCGGGTCAGCCGCCCCGCCCACGCCACCGCCCGACCTCACCGACCTCACCGCCCCGGAGGCCTTCACGGCCTTCTATCGCGAGCATGTCGACGCCATCCTCGGCTTCGTCACCCGCCGGGTGACCGATCCGCACCTGGCCGCGGACCTGACGGCGGACATCTTCGTCGCCGCGTTGGAGGCGGCCGGCGGGTTCCGGCCCGAGAAGGGCAAACCGGTCGCCTGGCTCTACGGCATCGCCCGCAACGTGATCAACGCCCACGCCCGCGGCATCGCTCGCGAGCGCGGCGCCCTGGGCCGGCTCAGCGGGCGCCGGCTGCTCGGCGAGGAGGACATCCTCGCGCTTGAGGAGCGGATCGACGCCCAGCGCGCGGCCCGCCTGCTGATGGCCCGTCATGCCGCCCTCTCCGAGCCGCTGCGGGCGGTCCTCGACCTCGTCGCGATCGACGGCCTCTCCCCGGCCGAGGCGGCCGAGGCGCTCGGCATCGGCCAGGCCACCGTGCGGGTCCGCCTGCACCGGGCCCGCCGCCTGCTGCGCGCCGAGCAACCGCCCGCCACCGCCACCGCCGCCGCGCACCGCCGCGCCTACCCCACCCCAAGCAGCTCGGACTCCCTCCTGGAGGTCGCCCCGTGA
- a CDS encoding ABC transporter ATP-binding protein yields the protein MTTPQKSAPEKSGSQEAAARRGPAGPGRFMGGQGAEKSMDFKGSGKRVLGLLRPERATLTGMLLLGALSVGCAVAGPKLLGNTTNLIFKGALGLAFPTQQALDKAVSGGGKQAELLRALHFTPGQGMDYDAIGRGLLWVLAIYLASAVFGIVQGRLAARAINSTVNRLRADVDAKLARLPLSYFDKQPRGEVLSRVTNDIDNIGQSMQQSMGQVVNSLLTILGVLVMMFWISWLLALIALVSVPISVMVAARVGKRAQPQFVAQWRTTGKLNAHIEEMYTGHTLVKVFGRQQESAEVFRKENEALYASSFKAQFISGLIQPAMMFVGNLNYVAVAVVGGLRVASGALSIGDVQAFIQYSRQFSQPLTQVASMANLVQSGVASAERVFELLDAEEQSAEPQHPERPAELRGLVSFEDVAFRYEPEKPLISDLSLKVEPGQTVAIVGPTGAGKTTLVNLLMRFYEVSGGRITLDGVDIAAMSREELRSGIGMVLQDTWLFGGSIADNIAYGATGATREQVVEAAKAAHVDRFVRTLPEGYDTVIDDEGTGVSAGEKQLITIARAFLAQPSILVLDEATSSVDTRTEVLIQRAMARLRSGRTSFVIAHRLSTIRDADVILVMENGAIVEQGSHDELIAAEGAYARLYQAQFAQAVAEQD from the coding sequence GTGACCACCCCGCAGAAGTCCGCCCCGGAGAAATCAGGCTCTCAGGAGGCCGCAGCCCGGCGCGGGCCGGCCGGTCCGGGCCGCTTCATGGGCGGCCAGGGAGCCGAGAAGTCGATGGACTTCAAGGGCAGCGGCAAGCGGGTGCTCGGCCTGCTGCGCCCCGAACGGGCCACGCTCACCGGCATGCTGCTGCTCGGCGCGCTCAGCGTGGGTTGCGCGGTGGCCGGGCCGAAGCTGCTCGGCAACACCACCAACCTGATCTTCAAGGGCGCACTGGGCCTGGCCTTCCCCACCCAGCAGGCACTGGACAAGGCCGTCAGCGGCGGCGGCAAGCAGGCCGAACTGCTGCGCGCGCTGCACTTCACGCCCGGCCAGGGCATGGACTACGACGCCATCGGCCGCGGACTGCTCTGGGTGTTGGCGATCTACCTCGCCTCCGCCGTGTTCGGCATCGTGCAGGGCCGCCTGGCCGCCCGCGCGATCAACAGCACCGTCAACCGGCTGCGCGCCGACGTGGACGCCAAGCTGGCCCGGCTGCCGCTGAGCTACTTCGACAAGCAGCCGCGCGGCGAGGTGCTGAGCCGGGTCACCAACGACATCGACAACATCGGCCAGTCCATGCAGCAGAGCATGGGCCAGGTGGTGAACTCGCTGCTCACCATCCTCGGCGTGCTGGTCATGATGTTCTGGATCTCCTGGCTGCTGGCCCTGATCGCGCTGGTCTCGGTGCCGATCTCGGTGATGGTGGCGGCCCGGGTCGGCAAGCGGGCCCAGCCGCAGTTCGTCGCCCAGTGGCGGACCACCGGCAAGCTCAACGCGCACATCGAGGAGATGTACACCGGCCACACCCTGGTCAAGGTCTTCGGCCGGCAGCAGGAGTCCGCCGAGGTCTTCCGCAAGGAGAACGAGGCGCTCTACGCCTCCAGCTTCAAGGCGCAGTTCATCTCCGGGTTGATCCAGCCCGCGATGATGTTCGTCGGCAACCTCAACTACGTGGCGGTCGCCGTGGTCGGCGGTCTGCGGGTGGCCAGCGGCGCGCTGTCCATCGGTGACGTGCAGGCCTTCATCCAGTACTCGCGCCAGTTCAGCCAGCCGCTGACCCAGGTGGCCAGCATGGCCAACCTGGTGCAGTCCGGGGTGGCCTCGGCCGAGCGGGTCTTCGAGCTGCTGGACGCCGAGGAGCAGTCCGCCGAGCCGCAGCACCCCGAGCGCCCGGCCGAGCTGCGCGGGCTGGTCTCCTTCGAGGACGTGGCCTTCCGCTACGAGCCGGAGAAGCCGCTGATCTCGGACCTCTCGCTGAAGGTGGAGCCCGGCCAGACGGTCGCCATCGTCGGCCCCACCGGCGCCGGCAAGACCACCCTGGTCAACCTGCTGATGCGGTTCTACGAGGTGAGCGGCGGCCGGATCACCCTGGACGGGGTGGACATCGCGGCGATGTCGCGCGAGGAACTGCGCTCGGGCATCGGCATGGTGCTGCAGGACACCTGGCTGTTCGGCGGCAGCATCGCGGACAACATCGCCTACGGAGCCACCGGCGCCACCCGCGAGCAGGTGGTGGAGGCGGCGAAGGCGGCGCACGTGGACCGCTTCGTGCGCACCCTGCCCGAGGGCTACGACACGGTGATCGACGACGAGGGCACCGGGGTCAGCGCCGGCGAGAAGCAGCTGATCACCATCGCCCGGGCGTTCCTGGCCCAGCCCAGCATCCTGGTGCTGGACGAGGCGACCAGCTCGGTGGACACCCGCACCGAGGTGCTGATCCAGCGCGCGATGGCCCGGCTGCGCAGCGGCCGGACCAGCTTCGTCATCGCCCACCGGCTCTCCACCATCCGGGACGCGGACGTGATCCTGGTGATGGAGAACGGCGCGATCGTGGAGCAGGGCTCGCACGACGAGCTGATCGCCGCCGAGGGCGCCTACGCACGCCTCTACCAGGCGCAGTTCGCCCAGGCGGTGGCCGAGCAGGACTGA
- the lepA gene encoding translation elongation factor 4, whose product MPATPTNVPEPSRTDPALIRNFCIIAHIDHGKSTLADRMLQITGVVDPRQMRAQYLDRMDIERERGITIKSQAVRLPWAPRTGDNTGTTHILNMIDTPGHVDFTYEVSRSLAACEGTILVVDAAQGIEAQTLANLYLALENDLTIIPVLNKIDLPAAQPEKYAAELAHIIGCEPEDVLKVSAKTGLGVDDLLDHVVAKIPAPVGVKDAPARAMIFDSVYDSYRGVVTYVRVVDGQLTKRERIAMMSTGATHELLEIGVISPEPKVAEGLGVGEVGYIITGVKDVRQSKVGDTITSMHKGATEALGGYKDPRPMVFSGLYPLDGSDYPLLRDALDKLRLNDAALVYEPETSVALGFGYRCGFLGLLHLEIIRERLEREFNLDLISTAPNVIYRVVMEDGTEHTVTNPSEFPTGKIAEVYEPVVRGTILAPNDFVGAIMELCQARRGNLQGMDYLSEDRVELRYTLPLAEIVFDFFDQLKSKTRGYGSFDYEPVGEQSAQLVKVDILLHGDAVDAFSAIVHKDKAYNYGVMMAGKLQKLIPRQQFEVPIQAAIGSRVIARETVRAIRKDVLAKCYGGDISRKRKLLEKQKEGKKRMKMVGRVEVPQEAFIAALSTDADAPKDAKK is encoded by the coding sequence GTGCCCGCGACCCCTACGAACGTGCCAGAGCCCAGCCGTACCGACCCGGCGCTGATCCGCAACTTCTGCATCATCGCCCACATCGACCACGGCAAGTCGACCCTCGCCGACCGGATGCTGCAGATCACCGGCGTGGTCGACCCCCGGCAGATGCGTGCCCAGTACCTCGACCGGATGGACATCGAGCGCGAGCGCGGCATCACCATCAAGTCGCAGGCGGTCCGCCTCCCGTGGGCGCCGCGGACCGGTGACAACACCGGCACCACGCACATCCTGAACATGATCGACACGCCCGGCCACGTGGACTTCACCTACGAGGTGTCCCGCTCCCTGGCCGCCTGCGAGGGCACCATCCTGGTGGTGGACGCCGCGCAGGGCATCGAGGCGCAGACCCTGGCCAACCTCTACCTGGCCCTGGAGAACGACCTCACGATCATCCCGGTGCTGAACAAGATCGACCTGCCGGCCGCCCAGCCCGAGAAGTACGCGGCCGAGCTCGCGCACATCATCGGCTGCGAGCCGGAGGACGTGCTCAAGGTCAGTGCCAAGACCGGCCTCGGCGTCGACGACCTGCTCGACCACGTGGTCGCCAAGATCCCCGCCCCGGTCGGCGTCAAGGACGCCCCGGCCCGCGCGATGATCTTCGACTCGGTCTACGACTCCTACCGCGGCGTGGTCACCTACGTCCGTGTGGTGGACGGCCAGCTGACCAAGCGCGAGCGGATCGCGATGATGTCCACCGGCGCCACCCACGAGCTGCTGGAGATCGGCGTCATCTCGCCCGAGCCCAAGGTCGCCGAGGGCCTCGGCGTCGGCGAGGTGGGCTACATCATCACCGGTGTGAAGGACGTCCGGCAGTCCAAGGTCGGCGACACCATCACCTCGATGCACAAGGGTGCGACCGAGGCGCTGGGCGGCTACAAGGACCCGCGCCCGATGGTCTTCTCCGGCCTCTACCCGCTGGACGGCTCGGACTACCCGCTGCTGCGCGACGCGCTGGACAAGCTGCGGCTCAACGACGCCGCCCTGGTCTACGAGCCGGAGACCTCGGTCGCGCTCGGCTTCGGCTACCGCTGCGGCTTCCTCGGCCTGCTCCACCTGGAGATCATCCGGGAGCGGCTGGAGCGCGAGTTCAACCTCGACCTGATCTCCACCGCCCCGAACGTGATCTACCGGGTGGTCATGGAGGACGGCACCGAGCACACCGTCACCAACCCGAGCGAGTTCCCGACCGGCAAGATCGCCGAGGTCTACGAGCCCGTGGTGCGCGGCACCATCCTGGCCCCCAACGACTTCGTCGGCGCGATCATGGAGCTCTGCCAGGCCCGCCGCGGCAACCTGCAGGGCATGGACTACCTCTCCGAGGACCGGGTCGAGCTGCGCTACACGCTGCCGCTGGCCGAGATCGTCTTCGACTTCTTCGACCAGCTGAAGTCCAAGACCCGCGGCTACGGCTCCTTCGACTACGAGCCGGTCGGCGAGCAGAGCGCCCAGCTGGTCAAGGTCGACATCCTGCTGCACGGCGACGCGGTGGACGCCTTCTCCGCCATCGTGCACAAGGACAAGGCCTACAACTACGGCGTCATGATGGCCGGCAAGCTGCAGAAGCTGATCCCGCGTCAGCAGTTCGAGGTGCCGATCCAGGCGGCCATCGGCTCGCGGGTGATCGCCCGTGAGACGGTCCGCGCGATCCGCAAGGACGTCCTCGCCAAGTGCTACGGCGGCGACATCTCGCGAAAGCGCAAGCTGCTGGAGAAGCAGAAGGAGGGCAAGAAGCGGATGAAGATGGTCGGCCGGGTGGAGGTCCCGCAGGAGGCCTTCATCGCCGCGCTGTCGACCGACGCGGACGCCCCCAAGGACGCCAAGAAGTAG
- the rpsT gene encoding 30S ribosomal protein S20 — MANIKSQIKRNKTNEKARLRNKAVKSSLKTALRKAREAAAAGDTEKATVLAREASKALDKAVSKGVIHKNQAANKKSAITKQVATAA, encoded by the coding sequence GTGGCGAACATCAAGTCCCAGATCAAGCGCAACAAGACCAACGAGAAGGCGCGCCTGCGCAACAAGGCCGTCAAGTCCTCGCTGAAGACCGCGCTGCGCAAGGCCCGTGAGGCCGCTGCCGCCGGTGACACCGAGAAGGCCACCGTGCTGGCCCGCGAGGCCTCCAAGGCCCTCGACAAGGCCGTCAGCAAGGGCGTCATCCACAAGAACCAGGCCGCCAACAAGAAGTCGGCGATCACCAAGCAGGTTGCCACCGCCGCCTGA